The following nucleotide sequence is from Thermostaphylospora chromogena.
GGCCAGACACGCGCGGCGGCTCGCGGAGGCGCGAGGCGGCGGGGTGGTGACGAGCGACGAGATCTACACTCATTCGCTCCTGTTGGCCACCGTTCCCGATGACATCAGGAGGTCTTTCGCCACGCGCCTCCTGGAGCCGCTTTTCGACTACGACAAGCGTCACCGGTCGGAACTCGTGCGAACGCTCGGCACATTCCTCGAATGCGCAGGTTCGTGGAATTTATGTGCCGAGCGTCTACACGTTCATGTGAACACGGTGCGGTATCGCATTCGCCGTGTCGAGGAACTCACCGGCCGCGACCTGTCAACAATGGCCGACCGCGTCGATCTGTTCCTCGCGTTGCGTGCGGAGTGAGATCAGCAGCAGTAGCTGTCGCTAGCCGTGCTCGCGGGGGAAGACGAGGCGAGGTCGCCGGTCGTAGCATGGGCCGCGGTAACCATCGTGGTCGCGAAGACGACCGTCAGAGCGGACAGGATGATTCTGCGCATGGTTCACTCCATCGTGGATCGGGTCTGCTCGGACATATCTTTCAAGGGGTGTCGTGACCGGTCAAGATTTGATTGGACAGCGGATCAAGGCTATGCGGCGCCAGCGAGGCCTCTCCCAGGCCCAGCTCGCCCATCCGGAACTGTCTGATAGCTATATCTCCCTCATCGAGAGCGGCAAGCGCACACCCACCGCGGCCGTGCTCGAACTACTGGCCTCCAAGCTCGACTGCTCGCTGAGCTATCTGGTCAACGGCGTGACCGCCGAGCAGCTGCAGGAGCTGGAGCTGGAGCTGAACTACGCGAAGATCGCGCTGGACAACGGCGAGGTGCAGGAGGCGCGCAGGCGCTACGGCGAGCTGGTCGCCGACCCGAACCTCGCGGGCCTGGCGCAGCTGCGGCAGGAGGCCGAGTACGGCCTGGCCCTGGCCATGGAGGCGTGCGGTGACCTCGATGCCGCCGTGGCGACCCTCAACGGGCTGCGCGCATCGGCCGCCGACACCATGACGCCCGAGCGCCGCATCGCGGTCACGATGGCGCTGTCCCGCTGCTATCGCGAGCGCGGTGACCTGGCCGCGGCCGTGCAGGTGGGCGAGCAGATCCTGTGCGGGCCCGTCCGTCCCGCCTGGACCGACGAGCTGGTCGAGCTGGGAGCCACCCTGCTCAGCGCCTACCTCGCCCGGGGCGACCTGCTGCGGGCCGGTCAGTTCGCCGCCGAGCTGCTCGCCGCCGCGGAGGTCCTCAACACTCCGCGGGCGATCGTCGCGGCCAACTGGAACGCCGCGATCACGGCCGAGCACTGCGGACGGGGCGAGGAGGCCCTTCCGCTGGTGGAGCGGGCGCTGGCCGTGCAGGGGGAGATCGGGGAGCCGCGCAACCTCGCCCGGCTCAGGCTCGCTTACGCGATCCTGCTGCTGCGCGTGCGGCCGTCCGAGGCGGCCACCTGCCGTGACCTGCTGCTGCGGGCCCAGCGGGAGCTGACCGACTCCGCGGCGAGCACCATCGACAACACCAGGTGCACGCTGTACCTGGCCCGTGCCGAACTGGCGCTCGGCCGTCCCGAGGAGGCGCTGCGGCTGATCGAGGGCATCAGCGAGGTGCTCGCCGGCACCAGCAACGAGACGCGGGCCGAGGGGCGGATCCTGCTGGGGCAGACCCTGGCCGCGCTCGGGCGTCGCGAGGAGGCCTCCCGCGAGCTGGCCGCCGCGGAGGAGTGGCTCAGGCGGGCACCGGTCACCCGGCAGACGGCCGCTTCCTGGGCCGCGCTCGCCGAGATCCGGGCGGACCTGGACGATCACGACGACTGCGTGGAGGCGTATCAGCGGGCGCTGGTCTCCGTGGGGTTGTGATCCCACCGTCCTCCGCCGTTCCCCGGGAATCCCGGCGGATCCTTGAAAGTTTCATGAATTTGAAAGTTTCATGGTTTCTCGGGCGGCGCCGCTCCTCGGGGGCGGTGCCGCCCAGGTATGGATGCGGGCGGCGCCGATGGGGGTCGAGGACGGGAGATTCGGGGTCCTGACCGAGCACCCTCCTCGGTAGCCTGGGAACCGCCATGAAGAAGCCTCTGATCGGCGCGCTGGTGGCTCTCGCCCTGCTGGCGATCCTCCCCGCGCTCGCCACGCCCGCTCTCGCGCACGACGCGCTCAAAAGCAGCGACCCGGCCAAGGACGCCGAGGTCGAGACCGTCGAGGAGGTCACCCTCGAGTTCACCGGCAGGGTCCGGCTGCCCACCGTCGTGGTGACCGACTCCGACGGCAACCGCCACGAGAGCGGCAAGCCCGAGGTCGACGGACAGGTCGTCACCCAGGAGCTCAAGGCGTCCCTGCCCAAGGGGAAGTACACGATTGCCTACCGGGTCGTCTCCTCCGACGGCCACCCGATCCAGGGCGAGATCCCCTTCACCGTCACCCGCGGTCCCGAGCCCTCGCAGGAGAGCACCACTCCCGAGGAGGAGCCGGCGGAGGAGAGCGCCGCTCCCGAGGACGAGGCGGTGCAGGAGAGCGCCGTTCCGGACGAGGGGGCGGCGCAGGAGAGCACGGCTCCCCAGCAGGAGGCGGCCGCCGCGACCGCCTCGTCGAGCCCGGTGTCCGGTGAGGACGAGCAGGGGGGCGTACCGGGATGGCTGTGGATCGCGGCTCTCGCGCTGGCCGGTGTCGGCATCGGGGTGCTCCTGAGCATGCGGGGCAGAAAGCCGGGCGAAGAGCGGTGAGCAAAAGCGCCAGGATCGCCGCCGCGGCACTGGCCGCGGCGGTCGCCGCCCTCGTCGCCGCCATGTTCTTCGGCGGCGCGGCGACACCGCGGGTCATCCCCGGACTCCCCGACGAGGGGCCGCTCACCCGGTGGGCGCTGCCGCTGTCGAAGATGGGCATGGACCTGTGCGGTGTGCTGACGGTCGGCGCCCTGGTCACCGCGACGTTCCTGCTCCCGGGCGACAAGGGGCTGCTGGGCCGGTCCGCGCTCGGCTACCTGCGCCTGGCCTCCTGGACCGCGTTGGTGTGGGCGGGTTTCGCCGCGTCCACCCTGGTCTTCACCCTCTCCCAGACGCTCGGCCTGCCGGTGACGGAGGTGCTGCAGGGCAACGAGCTGACCAGCTTCGCCAGCCAGGTCCCCCAGGGCATAGCGCTCACCCTGGTGGTGCTGTTCGCGGTGGCCATCGCGCTCTTCACGCGCGGGACGATCGCCTCCGGCGCCTCGGCCTGGCTGCTGGTCCTGGCCCTGGTGACGCTGCTGCCTCCCGCGCTCACCGGCCACTCCGCCTCCTCGCCCAACCACGGCATGGCCATCATCGGCGTCGCCATGCACATGCTGTTCCTCGCGCTGTGGGTGGGCGGGTTGGCCGTGCTCTGCCTGCACGCGCTGCGCGGGAGCGATCACCTGAACATCGCCGCGTCCCGCTTCTCCCGGATGGCGCTGTGGTGCTACATCGGCCTGGGCGTATCCGGCCTGTTCAGCGTGGCCGCCCGGCTCGCCTCGGTCGATGAGCTGTTCACCAGCCGCTACGGTCTGCTGATCGTGGCCAAGATCGCCGCCTACGCCGGGCTGGGGGCGATCGGCTGGTGGCACAGGAGACGCACGCTTCCCCTGCTGGACCAGGGGCGGCCTCGGGCGTTCAGCAGGCTCGCCGGCGGCGAGGTCGTGCTCATGTTCCTGACCGTGGGCCTGGCCGTGGGACTGGCGCGCACCGCGCCGCCGCCGGTCACCCTGCCCGTGGACCGCGCCTTCGAGATGCTCGGCTACCAGGTGCCGCCGCCCATCTCCCTGGCGAACATCGCCACCCTGTGGTGGTTCGACCTGTTCTCCGCGATCCTGGCCGTCGCGCTCGCGGGCCTGTATCTCGCGGGCGTCGCCCGGCTGCGCCGCCGCGGCGACCACTGGCCGGCGGGCCGTACCGTGTCGTGGCTGATCGGCGTGCTGATCCTCGTGCTCACGACGCAGAGCGGCGTGGTGCGCTACTCGACCGTGCTGTTCAGCGTGCACATGGTCACGCACATGACGCTGTCCATGCTGGTGCCGATCTTCCTGGTGCTGGGCGCGCCGGTCACCCTCGCGCTGCGCGCGCTCAAGCCGGCCGCGCGCCGGGGCGATCGCGGGCCGCGTGAATGGCTGACCGTGATCCTGCACAGCAGGGTCACCCAGATCTACAGCCACCCGATCGTCGTCGCGGCGATCCTCATCGGCTCCATGTACGGGCTGTACTTCACGCCGCTGTTCGCTTCCGCCATGCAGGGGCACCTCGGGCACATCATCATGACGGTGCACTTCCTGGTCAGCGGAAGCCTGTTCTTCTGGGTGATCATCGGAGTCGATCCGGCGCCGCGCAAGCTGTCCCACGTGGCGAAGCTGCTCACCCTGTTCGTCACGATGCCGTTCCACGCGTTCTTCGGCATCGCGCTCATGATGACGAGCACGCCGCTGGCCTCGGAGTTCTACGACCAGCTCGGCCGTACCTGGGGGCCGTCGCAGGTGGCGGACCAGCAGATCGGCGGGGGCATCGCCTGGGCCTTCGGTGAGATTCCGACGCTGATCGTGCTCATCGCGCTGGCCATCCAGTGGTGGCGGGACGACGCGCGCAAGGCCCGCCGTGCGGACCGCCGCGCGGACGCCGTCGCGGCCCGCACGGGCGGCAGCGGGGACGCCGAACTCGACGCCTACAACGCCTACCTCGCGAAGCTGGCCGAGCACGACCGGGCGCGGCAGGAAAGCACGGGCGACGAAACCGGAAGGTAGCCTGTTAGCCGGGGGAAGGCATCATCGGGCGGTGGTGTGACGCCGCCCGCGGCTTCGGTGATCGGCCGCGCGGCGTAGACGGGGGCGCCGACTCGGGCGGAGCGGTGATGCCTGCGGAAAGGCTAGGGGGCAAGTGGCCGAGGAGACCCGCATGCGCGGGAATCGCAGCCTCGCCGAGGCGCTGGAGGAGTCGCTGACCCGGTGGGCGCAGCGCACCGGGATCTCAGTGGAGACCTGGGCACTGCCCGCGGGGGAGGTACCGGAGCGCGTGTCGCGCGCCGTGATGATCGTGCTCGAGGAGGCGCTGGACAACGTCGAGCGGCACAGCGGCGCCCGCGTGGTCTCCGTCGCGGTCACGATGTCCCGTTCCGGCCTGCGGCTGACCGTCAGCGACGACGGGGCGGGTTTCGACAGGGCGCCCTCCGGACCCGGCCGCCCGCCGCTGGAGGGCCGCGGCATCGCGGCGATGCGTGCCGCCCTCGCCGAGCAGGGCGGCACGCTCTCGGTCACCTCCACGCCGGGCGCGGGTACCACCGTCAGGGGCGTCATCCCGTCCCGCTGAGCGCCGCCCCCTCAGGGAAGGGTGAGGATCTCGTGTCCCGTCTCGGTGACCAGCACGGTGTGCTCGAACTGGGCGGTGCGCTTGCGGTCGCGGGTGACGGCCGTCCAGCCGTCGGGCCAGATGTCGTAGTCGATGGTGCCCAGGGTGAGCATCGGCTCGATGGTGAAGGTCATCCCCGGGACCATCGTCGTCTGCAGGGACGGGTCGTCGTAGTGCGGCACGATCAGCCCGGAGTGGAACGTCGTGCCGATGCCGTGGCCGGTGAAGTCGCGCACCACGCCGTATCCGAACCGCTTGGCGTACGCCTCGATGACCCGGCCGATGACGTTGAGCCGCCGCCCCGGCGCCACCGCCTTGATCGCGCGGTTCATGGCCTCCCTGGTGCGCTCGACGAGCAGGCGTGACTCCTCGGCGACCTCGCCCACCAGGAACGTCGCATTGGTGTCGCCGTGCACGCCGCCGATGTATGCGGTGATGTCGACGTTGACGATGTCGCCCTCGCGCAGCACGGTGTCGTCGGGGATGCCGTGGCAGATCACCTCGTTGATCGAGGTGCACAGCGACTTGGGGAAGCCGCGGTAGCCGAGGGTGCTGGGGTAGGCGCCGTGGTCGCACAGGAACTCGTGGCCGATGCGGTCGAGCTCGTCGGTCGTGACGCCGGGGGCGACGTGCTTACCGACCTCCTCCAGCGCCTGAGCGGCGATCCTGCCCGCGACCCGCATGCGCTCGATGATCTCGGGGGTCTTGACGTCGGGCTCGCCGGTGCGGGGCGCTTTCTTGCCGACGTACTCCGGCCTCTCGATGTGTGCGGGAACCTTGCGCATGGGCGAGATCCGCCCGGGCTGGAGCAGTGTCGTCATGGCCGCAAGTCTATTCGCGTCGCCGAGCGGGCAGGATTGGCGCGTGAGCGGTGAATGGTGGTTCTGTCTGAAGCACATGAGGGTCGAGCCGGACGAGGGCTGCCCCAACAAGGACCGCATGGGTCCCTACGAGACGCGCGAGGCCGCCGCCGACGCGCTGCACACGGCCGCCGAGCGCAACAAGGCCTGGCGTGAGGCCGACAAGGAGTGGGAAGAGGACGAGGACGACTGAGAACCGGCGGGTTCCGTAGCGCGTCGTGGTCCGCCCGGCTCTCCCGGGCGGACCACGACGATCATCCTTCCGGCGGGGACGGGCGCGGCGGCCCGAGGGCGGAGCACGAGGCGGGCCCGGCGCGCGGGAGCCAGCGTGACGAGCGTGAACCGGGACGCCTCGGGCGCGGGGTCGGGCGCCACCGGGTCGAACCGGGCCAGCGCCTCGCGGATGATCACGCGCATCTCCAGGAGCGCGAGCTGCGCACCCACGCAGTAGCGGCGTCCGCCGCCGAAGGGCATCCACGACTTCTGCGCCCGCGCGGCGCCCTCGCCGAGGAAACGCTCGGGCCGGAACTCCTCGGGGTCCGGGAAGACCGCGGGATCGCGGTGCACGAGCGCGATCAGCGGTGCGACGGACCAGCCCGCGGGAACCTCGTGGCCGCCGAGCCGTAGCGGCGCGTCGAGCAGCCGCGGCGCCTCGTAGACCACGGGACGGGCGCGCAGCGCCTCCTTGATCACGGCGTCGAGGTAGCGCTCCTCGCCCGCC
It contains:
- a CDS encoding sensor histidine kinase, which translates into the protein MRGNRSLAEALEESLTRWAQRTGISVETWALPAGEVPERVSRAVMIVLEEALDNVERHSGARVVSVAVTMSRSGLRLTVSDDGAGFDRAPSGPGRPPLEGRGIAAMRAALAEQGGTLSVTSTPGAGTTVRGVIPSR
- a CDS encoding helix-turn-helix domain-containing protein, whose protein sequence is MTGQDLIGQRIKAMRRQRGLSQAQLAHPELSDSYISLIESGKRTPTAAVLELLASKLDCSLSYLVNGVTAEQLQELELELNYAKIALDNGEVQEARRRYGELVADPNLAGLAQLRQEAEYGLALAMEACGDLDAAVATLNGLRASAADTMTPERRIAVTMALSRCYRERGDLAAAVQVGEQILCGPVRPAWTDELVELGATLLSAYLARGDLLRAGQFAAELLAAAEVLNTPRAIVAANWNAAITAEHCGRGEEALPLVERALAVQGEIGEPRNLARLRLAYAILLLRVRPSEAATCRDLLLRAQRELTDSAASTIDNTRCTLYLARAELALGRPEEALRLIEGISEVLAGTSNETRAEGRILLGQTLAALGRREEASRELAAAEEWLRRAPVTRQTAASWAALAEIRADLDDHDDCVEAYQRALVSVGL
- the map gene encoding type I methionyl aminopeptidase produces the protein MTTLLQPGRISPMRKVPAHIERPEYVGKKAPRTGEPDVKTPEIIERMRVAGRIAAQALEEVGKHVAPGVTTDELDRIGHEFLCDHGAYPSTLGYRGFPKSLCTSINEVICHGIPDDTVLREGDIVNVDITAYIGGVHGDTNATFLVGEVAEESRLLVERTREAMNRAIKAVAPGRRLNVIGRVIEAYAKRFGYGVVRDFTGHGIGTTFHSGLIVPHYDDPSLQTTMVPGMTFTIEPMLTLGTIDYDIWPDGWTAVTRDRKRTAQFEHTVLVTETGHEILTLP
- a CDS encoding copper resistance CopC family protein, translating into MKKPLIGALVALALLAILPALATPALAHDALKSSDPAKDAEVETVEEVTLEFTGRVRLPTVVVTDSDGNRHESGKPEVDGQVVTQELKASLPKGKYTIAYRVVSSDGHPIQGEIPFTVTRGPEPSQESTTPEEEPAEESAAPEDEAVQESAVPDEGAAQESTAPQQEAAAATASSSPVSGEDEQGGVPGWLWIAALALAGVGIGVLLSMRGRKPGEER
- a CDS encoding cytochrome c oxidase assembly protein, coding for MSKSARIAAAALAAAVAALVAAMFFGGAATPRVIPGLPDEGPLTRWALPLSKMGMDLCGVLTVGALVTATFLLPGDKGLLGRSALGYLRLASWTALVWAGFAASTLVFTLSQTLGLPVTEVLQGNELTSFASQVPQGIALTLVVLFAVAIALFTRGTIASGASAWLLVLALVTLLPPALTGHSASSPNHGMAIIGVAMHMLFLALWVGGLAVLCLHALRGSDHLNIAASRFSRMALWCYIGLGVSGLFSVAARLASVDELFTSRYGLLIVAKIAAYAGLGAIGWWHRRRTLPLLDQGRPRAFSRLAGGEVVLMFLTVGLAVGLARTAPPPVTLPVDRAFEMLGYQVPPPISLANIATLWWFDLFSAILAVALAGLYLAGVARLRRRGDHWPAGRTVSWLIGVLILVLTTQSGVVRYSTVLFSVHMVTHMTLSMLVPIFLVLGAPVTLALRALKPAARRGDRGPREWLTVILHSRVTQIYSHPIVVAAILIGSMYGLYFTPLFASAMQGHLGHIIMTVHFLVSGSLFFWVIIGVDPAPRKLSHVAKLLTLFVTMPFHAFFGIALMMTSTPLASEFYDQLGRTWGPSQVADQQIGGGIAWAFGEIPTLIVLIALAIQWWRDDARKARRADRRADAVAARTGGSGDAELDAYNAYLAKLAEHDRARQESTGDETGR